The following are encoded in a window of Ogataea parapolymorpha DL-1 chromosome VII, whole genome shotgun sequence genomic DNA:
- a CDS encoding Proteasome activator BLM10: MNRMNSSMHHVFPDSRKNASVSGLSKPYETSEETETLINYGLDVPYDDDETIRLQLDENSPFFATRVEKDLNPKKLLPYKTESIRDQYQYLSHIVKHLYIAIESEDLKGNLSISVSDLEKAKSVLLSHSNNDETTEHEEECYETLNQTESEREDAESDEDEFYEDYDESYPSDAEGEQFASTPVPNVHIKSAAIISLKHWTKELKNLLRMGLVIPASLNIALVKVFYAVILSRGQEINIPFYVNVVFLLLKEKDILYERGLRLDWKPLYEELNSIMPDASGSSHFSDDRRFGHLVKFAGKVNVFFDENSVPQIMEKIMSRYNNQSVSISFVQMAVLVPIVLEKPILKEGRVFYDERDIRHYLPFFFSCWTSQRLTPEITSLLNVIANISDKVLKVQSSDPSFVIMGKYGIFTEEQFKFIMNQLLLTSRSFRKDERNSQYIKLLIEMIINSMTSKHALEKDGVMDLLKTFWGALHTLVHPSNSGGWSVLLSQAVKRMVVVYHIRLLEENEDKSLRYSYLDDYSKLPEDVKLSPQITEQFIDMLLPLIHFGVQSKSVSQRKRYITALEILAFINPKKILDDVLLDIYNSFESVNSTHRINVVLHELTVLVRYMAQLPVYRVHIPRLLSMLVPGIDSNDPEKTILTLEFIKSVAAVVPISDLSQGQGDGGLVAIDFTTQHLAYLEAKYYKNAPRQLYYGEDIPDQFIFDPDIELEALKSSSSSFGEFINQFAEKCYKYLELSPSLEDDGQVETRASVYISQTFDSLVESLSDEMYNILADSFYQYISNNVQHAVAIVFFNIIELIIRRDPENQFPRFYQYLVEHVKEEIDHGAGATRTQEILAKDARLTWYLKLLSGSLLGANGLDERTFDEMRDLISNRLIKLRGEAAFAATTIPESLLAGTTLTRLLERRLIPQSWIDKNGPVDHRCWGGFQFEKSRFDLDHLNFSWYVPSSKSVEQAVEFF, encoded by the coding sequence ATGAACCGCATGAATTCCTCTATGCATCACGTGTTTCCTGATAGCAGGAAGAATGCAAGCGTTTCAGGACTTTCTAAGCCATATGAGACATCTGAGGAGACCGAAACACTCATTAACTATGGCTTGGACGTTCCttacgacgacgacgagaccATTAGGCTTCAATTGGACGAAAACTCGCCATTTTTCGCTACCAGAGTCGAGAAGGATCTCAACCCAAAAAAGCTGCTCCCATACAAGACAGAAAGCATTAGAGATCAGTATCAATACTTGAGTCACATAGTGAAACATTTGTACATTGCCATTGAGAGCGAAGATCTCAAAGGAAATCTAAGCATTAGTGTTTCTGATCTCGAAAAGGCAAAATCTGTATTACTTAGTCATAGCAACAACGATGAAACGACAGAGCACGAAGAAGAATGTTATGAGACTTTGAACCAAACTGAAAGCGAGCGCGAAGATGCGGAGAGCGATGAAGATGAATTTTACGAGGACTACGATGAAAGCTATCCTTCAGATGCGGAAGGTGAGCAATTCGCATCAACACCGGTGCCGAATGTGCATATCAAATCTGCAGCTATTATCAGCCTCAAACACTGgaccaaagagctcaagaaccTGCTTAGAATGGGTCTTGTAATTCCTGCATCGTTGAACATTGCCCTAGTCAAGGTTTTCTATGCCGTGATTCTCTCTCGAGGACAGGAGATCAACATACCGTTTTACGTGAACGTTGTTTTTCTCTTATTGAAAGAGAAGGACATATTGTACGAGAGGGGTCTCCGCCTGGATTGGAAACCATTGTATGAAGAGCTCAACAGCATTATGCCAGATGCAAGTGGCTCGTCTCATTTCAGTGACGACCGCAGGTTTGGCCACCTGGTCAAGTTTGCTGGTAAGGTCAACGTTTTTTTCGACGAGAATAGCGTTCCTCAGATTATGGAGAAGATCATGTCAAGATATAATAACCAGTCGGTATCCATTTCTTTCGTTCAAATGGCAGTGCTGGTGCCAATTGTGCTTGAGAAGCCCATCCTCAAAGAGGGACGTGTCTTCTATGACGAAAGGGATATCAGACACTACTTgccgttcttcttctcgtgTTGGACGTCTCAACGCCTTACTCCAGAAATTACCTCTCTGCTAAATGTTATTGCCAATATATCCGATAAGGTGTTAAAGGTTCAATCGAGCGACCCCAGTTTTGTTATCATGGGCAAATACGGTATTTTCACCGAGGAACAGTTCAAGTTCATTATGAACCAATTGTTATTAACCTCTAGATCGTTTAGAAAAGACGAGAGAAATTCACAGTACATCAAGTTATTGATTGAAATGATTATCAACTCTATGACCTCGAAACACGCGCTCGAAAAGGATGGCGTCATGGATTTGCTCAAAACATTTTGGGGAGCTTTGCATACTCTGGTTCACCCATCAAATTCAGGTGGATGGTCTGTTCTTCTATCTCAGGCTGTGAAGAGAATGGTCGTTGTGTACCACATTCGACTCCTGGAGGAAAACGAGGACAAATCGCTTCGATATTCATACTTGGACGACTACTCTAAATTGCCAGAGGACGTCAAACTCTCGCCTCAGATCACAGAGCAATTTATTGACATGCTCTTGCCGCTTATACACTTTGGAGTCCAATCAAAGTCTGTTTCGCAGAGAAAGAGGTATATCACTGCTTTGGAAATACTAGCTTTCATCAACCCTAAGAAAATCCTGGACGATGTTTTATTGGACATTTATAATTCATTTGAGTCTGTCAACTCTACACACAGAATTAATGTGGTTCTCCATGAACTGACAGTTTTGGTAAGATACATGGCTCAATTGCCTGTTTACCGTGTCCACATCCCGAGACTTTTATCGATGCTGGTTCCCGGTATCGACTCCAACGATCCTGAAAAAACAATCCTTACTCTAGAATTTATCAAATccgttgctgctgttgtgCCTATTTCAGATTTGAGCCAGGGCCAAGGTGACGGAGGGCTGGTGGCAATAGATTTTACAACACAGCACCTGGCATATTTGGAGGCAAAGTATTACAAAAATGCTCCGCGCCAGCTATATTACGGTGAAGATATACCTGACCAGTTTATATTTGATCCTGACATTGAGCTGGAAGCTCTCAAGTCGAGCTCATCCTCATTTGGAGAATTTATCAATCAGTTCGCTGAGAAATGCTACAAGTATTTGGAGCTCTCGCCTAGTCTCGAGGATGATGGACAAGTGGAAACACGTGCAAGCGTTTACATTTCACAGACGTTTGACTCGTTGGTTGAGTCACTGTCTGACGAGATGTACAATATTTTAGCCGACTCTTTCTACCAATATATCAGCAACAACGTGCAACATGCGGTCGCCATCGTTTTCTTCAACATCATTGAACTTATCATCAGAAGAGACCCAGAAAACCAATTTCCAAGATTCTATCAATACTTGGTGGAGCATGTAAAGGAGGAAATTGACCATGGTGCTGGTGCCACACGTACACAAGAAATCCTCGCTAAGGACGCTCGGTTGACATGGTATCTTAAGCTTCTTTCTGGCTCTCTTCTTGGGGCAAACGGGCTCGATGAAAGAACGTTCGACGAGATGAGGGATCTGATCTCCAACAGACTCATTAAATTGAGAGGTGAGGCCGCCTTTGCTGCCACCACAATTCCTGAATCACTCCTTGCAGGTACCACATTGACAAGACTTTTAGAGCGCAGGCTAATTCCTCAGTCTTGGATTGACAAGAATGGGCCTGTGGATCATCGTTGCTGGGGAGGGTTCCAATTCGAAAAATCTAGATTCGATCTGGACCACCTGAATTTTTCCTGGTATGTTCCTTCATCGAAGAGCGTAGAGCAGGCTGTTGAgtttttttga